In Castanea sativa cultivar Marrone di Chiusa Pesio chromosome 6, ASM4071231v1, a single window of DNA contains:
- the LOC142637969 gene encoding scarecrow-like protein 21, which yields MQASQRLRISGMSNGLYYQPIREVEANCLPQFQTFDRQPYYNDSSQSSNSYLAQNSYERYCTLESSSANCSYAVHNSPSTISFSPNGSPMSQQDSHSYPADQHYSPDNTYGSPISGSCITDDVNDFKHKLKELENVMLGPDCNFLDSYDSSFQNGINNTSPEMDSCRQVMEAISNRNLKQILIFCAKAVSDNDLLMAHWLMDELRQMVSVTGEPIQRLGAYMLEGLVARLASSGSTICKALKCKEPASAELLSYMHILYEVCPYFKFGYMSANGAIAEAMKDEKRVHIIDFQIAQGSQWLTLIQAFASRPGGPPHIRITGIDDSMSAYARGGGLTIVGKRLSKLAESFKVPFEFHAAAMSGCEVQLENLGVQTGEALAVNFAFMLHHMPDESVSTQNHRDRLLRLVKSLSPKVVTLVEQESNTNTAAFYPRFLETLNYYTAMFESIDVTLPREHKERINVEQHCLAREVVNILACEGPERVERHELLGKWRSRFKMAGFTPYPLSSLVNATIKTVLENYCNKYRLQERDGALYLGWMDRDLVASCAWK from the coding sequence ATGCAAGCATCACAGCGGCTCAGAATTTCAGGCATGTCCAACGGATTGTACTATCAACCAATTCGAGAAGTTGAGGCCAACTGCTTGCCTCAATTTCAAACATTTGACCGTCAGCCATACTACAATGATAGCAGCCAATCATCCAACAGCTACTTGGCTCAGAATTCCTATGAACGGTATTGCACTTTGGAGTCATCCTCAGCAAATTGTAGCTATGCTGTTCATAATTCCCCATCAACTATCAGTTTCTCACCCAATGGTAGCCCGATGTCTCAGCAAGATTCTCATTCATACCCTGCCGACCAACACTATTCCCCTGATAATACCTATGGCTCTCCAATAAGTGGGTCATGCATAACTGATGATGTAAATGATTTCAAGCACAAACTGAAAGAACTGGAAAATGTAATGCTGGGTCCTGATTGCAATTTTCTTGACAGCTATGATAGTTCCTTCCAGAATGGTATAAACAATACTTCACCAGAAATGGACAGCTGTAGACAAGTAATGGAAGCAATTTCTAATAGGAACTTAAAGCAGATCCTTATCTTCTGTGCAAAAGCAGTATCAGATAATGATCTGTTAATGGCACATTGGTTGATGGATGAATTACGTCAAATGGTGTCAGTTACTGGTGAACCAATTCAAAGGTTGGGAGCATACATGTTGGAAGGGCTTGTTGCGCGGCTGGCCTCTTCAGGGAGTACCATTTGCAAGGCATTGAAATGTAAAGAACCAGCAAGCGCTGAACTCCTCTCTTATATGCACATTCTTTATGAGGTTTGCCCTTACTTCAAATTTGGGTATATGTCTGCAAATGGAGCTATTGCAGAAGCCATGAAGGATGAAAAGAGAGTTCACATAATTGATTTCCAAATTGCTCAGGGGAGTCAATGGCTCACTTTAATCCAGGCTTTTGCATCTAGACCTGGTGGGCCACCCCACATCCGCATAACAGGTATCGATGATTCCATGTCAGCTTATGCTCGTGGAGGAGGTCTAACTATTGTGGGAAAGAGGCTATCTAAGCTTGCGGAGTCTTTTAAGGTGCCATTTGAGTTCCATGCTGCGGCCATGTCTGGTTGTGAGGTTCAGCTAGAAAATCTTGGGGTTCAAACAGGGGAAGCTCTGGCTGTGAACTTCGCTTTTATGCTACATCACATGCCAGATGAGAGTGTCAGCACCCAGAATCATCGGGACAGGCTGCTGAGGCTGGTCAAGAGCCTGTCTCCAAAGGTGGTTACCCTTGTTGAGCAAGAATCTAACACAAATACTGCTGCATTCTATCCGCGGTTCCTTGAAACGCTGAACTACTACACAGCTATGTTTGAGTCAATTGATGTGACCCTTCCAAGGGAGCACAAGGAGCGAATCAATGTTGAGCAGCACTGCTTGGCAAGGGAGGTGGTTAACATATTAGCATGTGAGGGGCCTGAGAGGGTGGAACGCCATGAGCTTCTTGGTAAGTGGAGGTCACGGTTCAAAATGGCGGGATTTACTCCTTACCCTTTAAGCTCCTTGGTGAACGCTACCATTAAAACAGTGCTGGAGAACTACTGTAACAAATATAGGCTTCAAGAACGAGATGGAGCTCTGTATCTTGGCTGGATGGACAGAGACTTGGTTGCTTCTTGTGCATGGAAGTGA
- the LOC142641208 gene encoding WRKY transcription factor 1 translates to MISSGECAPDEGASDKMQHRQSSDGRIALDQIPDDGLQAKQSDQEASTPSSIPEKASQAPDAAVQTSQSDQEQSPSSIISEKGSQARDPSNLASQSGQEGSTPPVIREKVVTEDGYNWRKYGQKLVKGNEFIRSYYKCTHSRCLVKKQLERTHGGQIIDATYFGQHVHPKPELIAPGSVGLALSVVDEKPNEPSSIGAIDKSLVEYGQTPHQMKPVDTSPSRCSTVAVSDDVKGALSQKSRIRNEVVADDDLDSKRRKKEECNVAVSVEKPSGEPRSVVQTLSEVDIVNDGYRWRKYGQKMVKGNPNPRSYYRCSNSGCPVKKHVERASHDPKVVITTYEGQHDHDMPPARIVTHNTAGSNVHTTAHNGEASTKSEDEELNGKRSRTKSEMNGKPGIETNINERQTPNPEPVQS, encoded by the exons ATGATTTCTTCGGGGGAATGTGCACCAGATGAAGGTGCTTCAGATAAAATGCAGCATAGACAGAGCTCTGATGGTCGAATTGCATTGGATCAGATACCTGATGATGGACTTCAAGCAAAACAATCAGATCAAGAAGCAAGCACTCCCTCGTCAATTCCTGAGAAAGCTTCACAGGCACCTGATGCTGCAGTTCAGACAAGTCAATCAGATCAAGAACAAAGTCCTTCCTCTATAATTTCTGAGAAAGGATCACAGGCCCGTGATCCTAGTAACCTTGCATCACAATCGGGTCAGGAAGGAAGCACACCACCTGTAATACGTGAGAAAGTGGTGACAGAAGATGGATATAATTGGCGGAAATATGGACAGAAACTTGTTAAAGGAAATGAATTTATACGGAGTTATTACAAATGTACGCATTCAAGGTGTCTGGTGAAAAAGCAACTGGAACGGACACATGGGGGGCAGATTATTGATGCTACCTACTTTGGTCAGCATGTTCATCCCAAACCTGAACTTATTGCCCCTGGATCTGTTGGTTTAGCCTTGTCCGTCGTAGATGAAAAACCAAATGAGCCTTCTTCAATTGGTGCGATAG ACAAATCATTGGTTGAGTATGGCCAGACACCTCATCAAATGAAGCCAGTAGATACCTCTCCATCTCGGTGTTCAACAGTTGCAGTAAGTGATGATGTGAAAGGTGCACTTTCACAAAAAAGTAGGATAAGGAATGAGGTTGTTGCTGATGATGATCTAGACTCAAAAAGACG GAAAAAAGAAGAGTGTAATGTTGCTGTTTCAGTGGAGAAGCCTAGTGGTGAACCACGTTCTGTTGTTCAGACTTTGAGTGAGGTTGATATTGTAAATGATGGCTACCGCTGGCGCAAATATGGGCAGAAAATGGTGAAAGGCAATCCAAACCCGAG GAGTTACTACAGATGCTCAAATTCTGGATGCCCTGTTAAAAAACACGTCGAGAGGGCATCCCATGATCCAAAAGTGGTTATAACTACATATGAGGGACAACATGACCACGACATGCCTCCTGCAAGGATTGTTACCCATAATACAGCTGGATCAAATGTTCATACAACAGCCCATAATGGTGAGGCAAGCACTAAATCTGAGGATGAGGAACTGAATGGCAAGCGTAGTAGAACTAAATCAGAAATGAATGGCAAGCCAGGGATTGAGACAAATATAAACGAGCGACAAACGCCAAATCCAGAACCTGTCCAAAGCTAA